A region of Curvibacter sp. AEP1-3 DNA encodes the following proteins:
- a CDS encoding tetratricopeptide repeat protein yields MNDGKAAKTTLRLKLIALLLLSYGGFSVAEDASALKTCPTPEMLFLMANTGDSAAQFVVGLRQSQGPNLYMRDAVQMLQRSAEQGHRGAQLRLGVLLFDGVGVDKDPINAGKWLLSAAEQGSVEAQARLQLMYTEGIGVPKDRYEASNWRFRTLSNREKTLTSIAAAGSSLPATQGRATIADYLPFAEAGSALAQYQMGRLYFDAPYGERDEELGLKWMTRAARQGHTRAMMDVGKILALGAKGIEPDQDRAVQWFRSSAKQDFRRATVEMVNVSFLIGTGLPTEAREAKMFSWTMHIAELGSDDAQFRLGHMFASAKGVPQDYGQAAHWYQRAAEQGNVEAQYELARLYVDGLGVTRNVNTAYFWWTLASRGGRKGGALAAPEFWTDKLVQDIPKIEEEVNRWKPNVRQATLPSVSKLEMLCL; encoded by the coding sequence ATGAATGATGGGAAAGCAGCAAAGACAACACTGAGACTCAAATTAATTGCGTTACTGCTCTTGAGTTATGGAGGGTTTAGCGTTGCAGAGGATGCCAGCGCCCTGAAGACTTGCCCTACCCCAGAGATGCTGTTCCTAATGGCAAATACTGGCGATAGTGCCGCTCAGTTCGTTGTGGGGCTGAGGCAATCTCAGGGCCCTAACCTCTATATGAGAGACGCTGTTCAGATGTTGCAACGCAGTGCAGAGCAAGGACACCGGGGCGCCCAATTGAGGCTGGGCGTTTTGCTCTTTGATGGAGTTGGTGTTGACAAAGACCCGATCAACGCCGGCAAGTGGCTTTTGAGCGCGGCTGAGCAAGGGAGTGTTGAGGCGCAAGCTCGCCTTCAATTGATGTACACGGAAGGTATTGGAGTTCCTAAAGATCGATATGAGGCATCGAACTGGAGATTTCGAACACTCTCCAATCGAGAAAAAACATTAACTTCCATCGCAGCGGCAGGGAGCTCGCTACCAGCCACTCAAGGTCGCGCGACGATTGCAGATTACTTGCCGTTTGCAGAAGCCGGAAGTGCTTTGGCGCAGTATCAAATGGGTCGGCTGTATTTCGACGCTCCTTATGGTGAGCGTGATGAGGAGCTTGGCCTTAAATGGATGACTAGGGCTGCCCGACAAGGTCACACTCGGGCAATGATGGACGTGGGCAAGATTTTGGCATTGGGTGCAAAGGGTATAGAGCCAGATCAAGATCGCGCTGTGCAATGGTTTCGAAGCTCGGCTAAGCAGGATTTTCGACGAGCGACCGTTGAGATGGTGAACGTTTCATTTTTGATAGGCACCGGCCTTCCGACCGAAGCTCGTGAGGCCAAAATGTTCTCGTGGACGATGCACATAGCGGAACTGGGGTCGGACGATGCTCAGTTTCGATTAGGACACATGTTCGCGAGTGCGAAAGGTGTGCCGCAAGACTACGGTCAGGCAGCACACTGGTACCAACGTGCTGCTGAACAGGGAAATGTTGAAGCTCAATACGAGCTTGCCCGCCTTTATGTGGACGGATTGGGCGTCACTCGCAATGTCAATACAGCCTATTTCTGGTGGACTTTAGCTTCAAGAGGGGGGAGAAAAGGTGGTGCTTTGGCAGCTCCTGAATTTTGGACGGATAAGCTTGTACAAGATATTCCTAAGATCGAGGAAGAGGTCAACAGGTGGAAACCAAATGTGCGGCAAGCCACTCTCCCAAGCGTGTCTAAGCTGGAAATGCTATGTCTCTAA
- the yghU gene encoding glutathione-dependent disulfide-bond oxidoreductase, whose product MTDSSPYVPPKVWTWDKDNGGAFASINRPIAGPTHNKELPVGKHALQLYSLGTPNGVKVTILLEELLALGHTGAEYDAWLINIRDGDQFGSGFVDVNPNSKIPALLDRSGPEPLRVFESGSILLYLAEKFGAFVPKDIAGRTETLNWLFWQMGSAPYLGGGFGHFYAYAPTKIEYAIDRFAMEVKRELDVLDRRLADHEYLAGSAYTIADMAVFPWYGGLVKGWAYGAAEFLSVHEYQHVMRWADQLHARPAVKRGRMVNKVTGEPSEQVRERHDASDFDGKTLA is encoded by the coding sequence ATGACCGACTCCTCCCCCTACGTGCCTCCCAAAGTTTGGACCTGGGACAAAGACAATGGCGGCGCGTTCGCCAGCATCAACCGCCCGATTGCCGGCCCCACGCATAACAAAGAATTGCCTGTGGGAAAGCACGCGCTGCAGCTGTATTCGTTGGGCACGCCCAATGGCGTCAAAGTGACCATCCTGCTCGAAGAGCTGCTGGCCCTCGGCCACACGGGTGCCGAGTACGACGCGTGGCTGATCAACATCCGCGATGGCGACCAGTTCGGCTCCGGCTTTGTGGACGTGAACCCCAACTCCAAGATCCCCGCCTTGCTGGACCGCAGCGGGCCCGAGCCCTTGCGCGTGTTTGAGTCGGGCTCCATCCTGCTGTACCTGGCTGAAAAGTTCGGCGCCTTTGTGCCCAAAGACATTGCAGGCCGCACCGAGACGCTGAACTGGCTCTTCTGGCAGATGGGCAGTGCGCCCTACCTGGGTGGCGGTTTCGGGCACTTTTATGCCTACGCGCCCACCAAGATCGAATACGCCATAGACCGCTTCGCCATGGAAGTGAAGCGCGAACTCGATGTGCTGGACCGGCGCCTGGCCGACCACGAATACCTGGCGGGCAGCGCGTACACCATTGCAGACATGGCGGTCTTCCCCTGGTACGGCGGGCTGGTCAAGGGCTGGGCTTACGGCGCTGCCGAGTTCTTGAGCGTGCACGAGTACCAACACGTGATGCGCTGGGCAGACCAGCTCCACGCCCGCCCGGCCGTGAAGCGCGGCCGCATGGTGAACAAGGTGACCGGCGAACCTTCAGAGCAAGTGCGCGAGCGCCACGACGCCAGCGACTTCGACGGCAAGACCTTGGCCTAG
- a CDS encoding response regulator, with protein sequence MSDKPAALPYRPTVLVVDDTPENLLLMQSLLRDDYKVKGANNGERALKIVAGEAPPDLILLDIMMPGMDGYEVCRRIKADPKARHIPVIFLTAKSQTEDEAFGLSLGAADYITKPISPPIVLARVRNQLAVKASADFLRDQNEFLESEVSKRTHEVSAIQDVTILAMASLAETRDSDTGNHIRRTQHYVQSLARKLAEHPKFSTYLTPATIAMLYKSAPLHDIGKVGIPDRILLKPGKLTPEEFEVMKTHTTLGRDAIAHAERELGTEVAFLTMAKEIAYGHQEKWDGSGYPQGLAGDAIPVSARLMAIADVYDALISRRVYKEPMPHSQAVDIIARGRASHFDPDMVDAFLAIQDQFLAIATTYSDSADDLQLKANYADVAGLPYR encoded by the coding sequence ATGTCAGATAAACCCGCTGCGCTGCCATACCGCCCCACTGTGCTGGTGGTGGATGACACCCCCGAGAACCTGCTGCTCATGCAGTCTCTGCTGCGGGATGATTACAAAGTCAAAGGCGCCAACAACGGTGAGCGCGCGCTCAAGATCGTGGCGGGCGAAGCCCCACCGGATTTGATTCTGCTCGACATCATGATGCCCGGCATGGACGGCTACGAGGTGTGCCGCCGCATCAAGGCAGACCCCAAGGCGCGACATATTCCGGTGATCTTTCTGACCGCAAAATCCCAGACGGAGGATGAAGCCTTCGGTTTGTCACTGGGCGCTGCGGACTACATCACCAAACCTATCAGCCCACCCATTGTGCTGGCCCGGGTGCGCAACCAGTTGGCGGTCAAAGCGTCGGCAGATTTTCTGCGTGACCAGAACGAGTTTCTGGAGTCTGAGGTCAGCAAACGCACGCATGAGGTATCTGCCATTCAGGATGTGACCATTCTGGCCATGGCTTCTCTGGCGGAAACGCGTGACTCGGACACTGGCAACCACATCCGCCGCACCCAGCATTACGTGCAATCCCTGGCGCGCAAGTTGGCAGAGCATCCCAAGTTCAGCACCTACCTCACGCCGGCCACGATTGCCATGCTCTACAAATCTGCGCCCCTGCATGACATCGGCAAGGTGGGTATTCCGGACCGCATTCTGCTCAAGCCCGGCAAGCTCACCCCTGAAGAGTTTGAAGTCATGAAAACCCACACCACCCTGGGCCGCGATGCCATTGCCCATGCCGAACGGGAGCTGGGTACCGAGGTGGCTTTCCTCACCATGGCCAAGGAAATCGCGTACGGCCACCAGGAGAAGTGGGACGGTAGCGGTTATCCGCAAGGCCTGGCGGGCGATGCCATTCCCGTGTCAGCCCGACTGATGGCGATTGCCGATGTGTATGACGCACTCATCAGCCGCCGTGTGTACAAAGAGCCCATGCCGCACTCGCAGGCCGTAGACATCATCGCCCGCGGACGCGCGAGCCATTTCGATCCCGACATGGTGGATGCCTTCCTGGCCATTCAAGATCAATTTCTTGCCATCGCCACTACTTACAGCGATAGCGCGGACGACCTTCAACTCAAGGCAAACTATGCGGATGTGGCCGGTTTGCCCTATCGCTAA
- a CDS encoding DMT family protein has product MSTFLLLVASNVFMTFAWYGHLKFGHDWPLWRVILVSWGIAFFEYCLAVPANRLGYGVFSGFQLKILQEVVTLSVFVGFAVLVLKEKFAWNYVAAFVCLGGAAFFAFAFKAPTA; this is encoded by the coding sequence ATGAGCACATTTCTTCTCCTCGTTGCGTCCAATGTATTCATGACGTTTGCTTGGTACGGCCATCTCAAATTCGGCCACGACTGGCCGCTGTGGCGCGTGATTCTGGTGTCTTGGGGCATCGCGTTTTTTGAGTACTGCCTTGCGGTACCGGCTAACCGCTTGGGCTACGGCGTGTTCTCTGGCTTTCAGCTCAAGATCCTCCAAGAGGTCGTGACACTTAGCGTCTTCGTCGGCTTTGCGGTGCTGGTGCTGAAAGAGAAGTTTGCCTGGAACTATGTAGCCGCGTTTGTATGCCTGGGGGGCGCTGCGTTCTTTGCGTTTGCATTCAAGGCACCGACAGCTTGA
- a CDS encoding Zn-dependent hydrolase translates to MTTDTHIDTVLDISNIRINGDRLWASLMELAQIGATPKGGVCRLTLTDLDKQGRDLVTRWAREAGMSVTIDKIGNGFMRRPGRNNSLPPIMTGSHIDTQPTGGKFDGNYGVLAGIEVVRTLNDLGIETEAPIEVAFWTNEEGSRFVPVMMGSGVFAKAFTLEHAYAATDTEGKSVKGELERIGYIGDQEPGDHPIGAYFETHIEQGPVLEDNDVTIGVVSGVLGIRWFDCTVTGMEAHAGPTPMALRKDSLLAATRIMQDVVAAAHRHPPHGRGTVGMVQVFPNSRNVIPGRVKFSIDLRNSTDALVDQMADEVKACAAKVAQEHGVDVKIEMVSSYNAIAFHDDCVEAVGRAAKKLGYSNMPAVSGAGHDAVYMAKLAPSGMIFIPCKDGISHNEIEDAKPEHITAGCNVLLHAMLERAKVV, encoded by the coding sequence ATGACTACCGACACCCACATCGACACCGTGCTCGACATCTCCAACATCCGCATCAACGGCGATCGCCTCTGGGCCTCGCTGATGGAGCTGGCACAAATCGGCGCCACACCCAAAGGTGGAGTTTGCCGCTTGACGCTGACCGACCTAGACAAACAAGGCCGCGACTTGGTCACCCGCTGGGCGCGCGAAGCCGGCATGTCCGTCACCATCGACAAAATCGGCAACGGCTTCATGCGCCGGCCCGGCCGCAACAACAGCCTGCCGCCCATCATGACCGGCAGCCACATCGACACCCAGCCCACGGGCGGCAAGTTCGATGGCAACTACGGGGTGCTGGCCGGCATCGAGGTGGTCCGTACATTGAATGATTTAGGCATTGAGACCGAAGCGCCGATCGAAGTGGCCTTCTGGACCAACGAAGAAGGCTCGCGCTTTGTGCCGGTGATGATGGGCTCGGGCGTGTTTGCCAAAGCCTTCACGCTGGAGCATGCCTATGCCGCGACCGACACCGAAGGCAAGAGCGTCAAGGGTGAGTTGGAGCGCATCGGCTACATCGGTGACCAGGAGCCCGGCGACCACCCCATAGGCGCGTACTTCGAGACCCATATCGAGCAAGGCCCGGTGTTAGAAGACAACGACGTGACCATTGGCGTGGTGAGCGGCGTGCTGGGCATCCGCTGGTTTGATTGCACCGTGACCGGCATGGAAGCCCACGCCGGGCCCACACCCATGGCGCTACGCAAGGACTCGCTCTTGGCCGCCACGCGCATCATGCAAGACGTAGTGGCCGCCGCCCACCGTCACCCGCCGCATGGCCGCGGCACTGTGGGCATGGTGCAGGTGTTCCCCAACAGCCGCAATGTGATCCCCGGCCGCGTGAAGTTCAGTATCGACCTGCGCAACAGCACCGACGCGTTGGTGGACCAGATGGCAGACGAGGTGAAAGCCTGTGCTGCCAAGGTGGCGCAAGAGCACGGCGTGGACGTGAAGATTGAAATGGTGTCCAGCTACAACGCGATTGCATTCCATGACGACTGCGTAGAGGCCGTAGGCCGCGCCGCCAAAAAGCTGGGCTACTCCAACATGCCTGCTGTGTCAGGCGCGGGTCACGACGCGGTGTACATGGCCAAGCTCGCCCCCAGCGGCATGATCTTCATCCCCTGCAAAGACGGCATCAGCCACAACGAGATTGAAGACGCCAAGCCCGAGCACATCACTGCCGGGTGCAATGTGTTGTTGCATGCGATGTTGGAGAGGGCGAAGGTGGTTTGA
- a CDS encoding DUF2127 domain-containing protein gives MVNNKALLSIALFEVLKGMAALAASVGLLSLAHHDVQALAYALLGHFHVDPESHFPRMLLDDIRALQNADIRLVVLLAWAYAALRLTEGYGLWRERVWAEWLAAVSGAVYVPLELSHLVVHPTVMNVVILGVNVAVVAYMVVRLRRRRSARAPT, from the coding sequence ATGGTGAACAACAAAGCCTTGCTGTCCATCGCCCTGTTTGAAGTGCTGAAGGGGATGGCTGCTCTCGCTGCGAGCGTGGGGCTCTTGAGCCTGGCGCACCACGACGTGCAAGCCTTGGCTTACGCGCTATTGGGGCACTTCCATGTGGACCCGGAGTCGCACTTTCCACGCATGCTGCTGGACGACATCCGCGCGCTACAGAACGCCGATATCCGGCTGGTGGTGCTGCTTGCGTGGGCCTACGCGGCCCTGCGGCTGACCGAGGGCTACGGCCTGTGGCGCGAAAGGGTCTGGGCAGAGTGGCTGGCGGCAGTTTCTGGCGCGGTGTATGTTCCGCTGGAGCTGAGCCATCTGGTGGTGCACCCCACCGTCATGAACGTGGTCATTCTGGGGGTGAATGTCGCAGTCGTGGCCTACATGGTGGTCCGGCTCCGACGTCGGCGAAGCGCTCGCGCCCCGACCTGA
- a CDS encoding DUF4287 domain-containing protein encodes MPAPDKVKGPASYFPSIEITYGQPMAHWFALVQQQQGKKHMEIVAWLKAEHGLGHGHANAIVAHCLAAGKA; translated from the coding sequence ATGCCTGCTCCCGACAAAGTCAAAGGCCCAGCGTCCTACTTTCCGTCTATCGAGATAACCTACGGCCAGCCCATGGCGCACTGGTTTGCACTGGTGCAACAACAGCAAGGCAAAAAGCACATGGAAATTGTGGCGTGGCTCAAGGCCGAGCACGGACTGGGGCACGGCCATGCCAATGCCATCGTGGCGCATTGTTTGGCGGCCGGCAAAGCCTGA
- the hydA gene encoding dihydropyrimidinase gives MSTLFIRGGTVVNADREFKADVITQDGKIIAVGENLTAPAGATVVDAGGQYVMPGGIDPHTHMQLPFMGTVTMDDFFTGTAAGLAGGNTTIIDFVIPDPQENIFDAYKKWRGWAEKSASDYSFHVAITWWSEQVRKDMGTLVNEEGVNSFKHFMAYKNAIMCDDETLVNSFKRSLELGAMPTVHAENGELVYLLQKTVSEMGIKGPEGHPLSRPPMVEAEAANRAIAIADVLNVPIYVVHVSCVEAAEAIARARARGQRVYGEVLAGHLVLDDSVYRHPDFATAAAHVMSPPFRPKGNSEFLWRGLQSGNLHTTATDHCTFCAAQKAAGKDDFTKIPNGCGGVEERLAVIWDEGVNTGRLTPSEFVAVTSANTAKLFNIYPQKGSVSVGADADLVVWDPAGTKTLSVKTQFSKGDFNIFEGRTVKGIPSHTVSQGELVYVQGDLRAVQGKGRYIKRAPFSSNFAASKLRADTLAPTAVKR, from the coding sequence ATGAGCACTCTGTTTATCCGTGGCGGCACTGTCGTCAACGCCGACCGCGAGTTCAAAGCGGACGTCATCACCCAGGACGGCAAGATCATCGCCGTGGGTGAGAACCTCACCGCTCCTGCGGGCGCCACGGTGGTGGACGCGGGCGGCCAGTACGTCATGCCCGGCGGTATCGACCCGCACACCCACATGCAGCTACCTTTCATGGGCACGGTGACCATGGACGACTTCTTCACCGGCACCGCGGCCGGTCTGGCAGGTGGCAACACCACCATCATCGACTTCGTGATTCCCGACCCGCAAGAAAACATTTTTGACGCCTACAAGAAGTGGCGCGGCTGGGCCGAAAAGTCAGCGTCGGATTACTCTTTCCACGTCGCCATCACCTGGTGGAGCGAGCAAGTGCGCAAAGACATGGGCACGCTGGTCAATGAGGAAGGCGTGAACAGCTTCAAGCACTTCATGGCTTACAAAAACGCCATCATGTGCGACGACGAAACCCTAGTGAACAGCTTCAAGCGCTCCCTGGAACTGGGCGCCATGCCCACTGTGCACGCCGAGAATGGCGAACTGGTTTACCTGCTGCAAAAGACCGTCTCCGAAATGGGCATCAAGGGGCCCGAAGGCCACCCGCTCTCCCGCCCACCCATGGTGGAGGCGGAAGCTGCCAACCGGGCCATCGCCATTGCCGATGTGCTGAATGTGCCCATCTACGTGGTGCACGTGAGTTGCGTAGAAGCTGCAGAAGCGATTGCCCGTGCCCGTGCCCGCGGCCAGCGCGTGTATGGCGAGGTGTTAGCCGGCCACCTGGTGCTGGACGACAGCGTCTACCGCCACCCCGACTTCGCCACCGCCGCTGCCCACGTGATGAGCCCGCCCTTCCGCCCCAAGGGCAACAGCGAGTTTTTGTGGCGCGGCCTGCAAAGCGGAAATTTGCACACCACCGCCACTGACCACTGCACCTTCTGCGCCGCGCAAAAGGCAGCCGGCAAAGACGACTTCACCAAGATCCCGAACGGCTGCGGCGGCGTGGAAGAGCGCTTGGCGGTGATCTGGGACGAAGGCGTGAACACCGGGCGCCTGACGCCTTCAGAGTTTGTAGCGGTCACTTCTGCCAACACGGCCAAGCTGTTCAACATCTACCCGCAAAAGGGCAGCGTGAGCGTGGGAGCCGATGCCGACCTGGTGGTCTGGGACCCGGCAGGCACCAAGACCTTGTCGGTGAAAACGCAGTTCAGCAAGGGCGACTTCAACATTTTTGAGGGCCGCACGGTCAAGGGTATCCCTAGCCACACCGTGAGCCAGGGCGAGCTGGTCTATGTACAAGGCGACCTGCGGGCAGTGCAGGGCAAGGGCCGCTACATCAAGCGGGCACCGTTCAGCTCCAACTTTGCCGCCAGCAAACTGCGCGCCGATACCTTGGCCCCCACCGCCGTCAAGCGCTAA
- the add gene encoding adenosine deaminase has protein sequence MTSLRAPEHARLKALPKAEIHLHLEGCFEASLIAQWARAEGVTLPRPQEDLFKFSGLADFLGFLDLACGLARTQDRLVELSYGLSQRLAANGTGYADVIFNPTHWHSWHGRLGAMLDAIHAGFTAAEQDGLPGVGLCVSLLRTQTADQAIELVDTLVALRHPRVVALSVDGNEAAAGRTGPRFAEAFRKAGAAGLRRTVHAGESSGPEGVRDAVELLGADRIDHGVRAIEDPALVQLLAEKQIPLGVCPTSNLVLGVYPSIDLHPIERLRQAGVPVSLNTDDPALLGASLVGEYALCRHTFGWTDAVTATVARTSIAASFANADLKAILLSQLNGWQAGDAGL, from the coding sequence ATGACATCGCTCCGCGCCCCTGAACATGCCCGCCTCAAGGCTTTGCCCAAGGCCGAAATCCATCTGCACCTGGAAGGTTGTTTTGAGGCCAGCTTGATCGCCCAATGGGCACGAGCAGAGGGCGTGACGCTGCCCCGGCCGCAAGAGGATTTGTTCAAGTTCTCGGGGCTGGCGGACTTTCTGGGTTTCTTGGATCTGGCCTGTGGACTCGCCCGCACGCAAGACCGCCTGGTGGAGCTGAGCTACGGCCTGAGTCAGCGGCTGGCGGCCAACGGCACCGGTTATGCCGATGTGATCTTCAACCCCACCCACTGGCACTCTTGGCATGGCCGACTGGGCGCCATGCTCGATGCCATTCACGCGGGCTTCACCGCGGCTGAGCAGGATGGCCTGCCGGGTGTGGGCCTGTGCGTCAGCCTGCTGCGCACGCAAACGGCAGACCAAGCCATCGAGCTGGTGGACACCCTGGTGGCCTTGCGCCACCCGCGCGTGGTGGCGCTCTCGGTCGATGGCAACGAAGCTGCCGCCGGCCGCACCGGCCCCCGGTTTGCCGAGGCCTTCCGCAAGGCGGGTGCCGCAGGCTTGCGCCGCACCGTGCATGCCGGTGAGTCCAGCGGGCCTGAGGGCGTGCGTGATGCGGTGGAGCTGCTGGGCGCGGACCGCATAGACCACGGTGTGCGCGCCATTGAAGACCCTGCATTGGTGCAGCTGCTCGCAGAAAAGCAGATCCCGTTGGGGGTCTGCCCCACCTCCAACCTGGTGCTGGGTGTGTATCCGTCGATAGACCTTCACCCGATTGAGCGCCTGCGCCAAGCGGGCGTGCCGGTGTCACTCAATACCGATGACCCTGCGCTGCTGGGTGCCAGCTTGGTGGGCGAGTACGCGCTGTGCCGGCACACCTTTGGCTGGACCGATGCAGTTACCGCCACAGTGGCGCGCACGTCTATCGCGGCCAGCTTTGCCAATGCCGACCTGAAAGCCATCTTGCTCAGCCAGTTGAATGGCTGGCAAGCCGGGGACGCAGGGCTCTAG